A single window of Neisseria chenwenguii DNA harbors:
- the grpE gene encoding nucleotide exchange factor GrpE — MTEQNQQTAEEEKNEAAEAVETVETEAAAPEAEAAEKPSYEDLEARIADLEAQVKEEQLRGLANEQNLRRRHQEEIASTHKFAGQKFAAEMLPVKDYLEMALLDQSGNFDALKMGVQMTLTELQKAFDATKIKEINPQPGDKLDPHQHQAMQAVVKEDQEPNTIVSVMKKGYALEERVLRPAMVVVAKKED, encoded by the coding sequence ATGACCGAGCAAAACCAGCAAACCGCAGAAGAAGAAAAAAACGAAGCCGCCGAAGCGGTTGAAACCGTCGAAACCGAAGCCGCCGCGCCCGAAGCCGAAGCGGCGGAAAAGCCCTCTTACGAAGACTTGGAAGCGCGCATCGCCGACCTGGAGGCGCAGGTGAAGGAAGAGCAGCTGCGCGGTTTGGCCAACGAGCAAAACCTGCGCCGCCGCCATCAGGAAGAAATCGCCTCTACGCATAAATTTGCCGGCCAGAAATTCGCCGCCGAAATGCTGCCGGTGAAAGACTATCTGGAAATGGCGCTGCTCGACCAAAGCGGTAATTTCGACGCGTTGAAAATGGGCGTTCAGATGACGCTGACCGAACTGCAAAAGGCGTTTGACGCGACCAAAATCAAGGAAATCAACCCGCAGCCGGGCGACAAACTCGACCCGCACCAACATCAGGCCATGCAGGCGGTGGTGAAGGAGGATCAGGAGCCGAACACCATCGTCAGCGTGATGAAAAAAGGCTATGCACTGGAAGAGCGCGTGTTGCGCCCCGCGATGGTGGTAGTGGCGAAAAAAGAAGATTGA
- the cysE gene encoding serine O-acetyltransferase, with product MKKDHLNSPDFDLWQTIREETETAVAAEPMLASFLHQTVLRHETLDSVLAYHLSSKLSGTIMDARALFEIYQQALASDAHISKCVEADLKAIYERDPACDEYSLPLLYFKGFHAIQAHRINHWLYQNDRKTLAYFLQNRMSEVFGTDIHPAARFGRGLMLDHATGFVAGETAVLGNNISILHGVTLGGSGKESGDRHPKVGDGVMIGANASVLGNIRIGENAKIGAGSVVVADVPPSVTVVGVPAKPVGRSLKTPSADMDQSLQAVGWDFVI from the coding sequence ATGAAAAAAGACCATCTCAACAGCCCCGATTTCGATTTGTGGCAGACCATACGCGAAGAAACCGAAACCGCCGTGGCTGCCGAGCCGATGTTGGCGAGTTTTTTGCACCAAACCGTTTTGCGCCACGAAACGCTGGATTCCGTTTTGGCCTACCACCTTTCCAGCAAACTTTCCGGCACGATTATGGACGCGCGTGCGCTGTTTGAAATCTACCAGCAGGCGCTGGCGAGCGATGCGCACATCAGCAAATGCGTCGAGGCCGACCTCAAAGCCATTTACGAACGTGACCCCGCCTGCGACGAATATTCGCTGCCGCTGCTGTATTTCAAAGGTTTCCACGCCATTCAGGCGCACCGCATCAATCATTGGCTCTACCAAAACGACCGCAAAACGCTGGCGTATTTTCTGCAAAACCGGATGTCTGAAGTGTTCGGTACCGACATCCATCCCGCCGCCCGATTCGGCCGCGGCCTGATGCTCGACCATGCGACGGGTTTTGTGGCGGGCGAAACCGCCGTTTTGGGCAACAATATTTCGATTCTGCACGGCGTGACGCTCGGCGGTTCGGGCAAAGAAAGCGGCGACCGCCACCCGAAAGTCGGCGACGGCGTGATGATCGGCGCGAATGCTTCCGTGCTCGGCAACATCCGCATCGGCGAAAACGCCAAAATCGGCGCCGGCAGCGTGGTTGTGGCCGATGTGCCGCCGTCGGTTACCGTGGTCGGCGTGCCCGCCAAACCGGTCGGCCGTTCACTGAAAACGCCGTCGGCGGATATGGATCAGAGCCTTCAGGCAGTGGGTTGGGATTTTGTGATTTGA
- a CDS encoding lysophospholipid acyltransferase family protein, with protein sequence MQTLLTLLFKLTAALPLPLLHRIAKFWGGLAFHLRKEDYARVYAHMAQAGLNPDDAAVKQVFQETAKGALELAVAFFRRPEEIETLFTEIRGWEHVQTALNQGNGLLFITPHLGSYDLAGRYISQQLPFPLTAMYKPPKIKMFDAVMQAGRVRGKGKTAPTNIQGVKQIIKALRSGEATIILPDHVPSPEEGGDGVWADFFGKPAYTMTLAGKLAQVKNVTALFFCGERLPKGKGFVLHIEPLQGGLNGDKEHDARLINQNVENWIRRFPFQYLFMYNRYKHPRGGARAEG encoded by the coding sequence ATGCAAACCCTCCTCACCCTGCTGTTCAAACTCACCGCCGCCCTGCCCCTGCCGCTGCTGCACCGCATCGCCAAGTTTTGGGGCGGCCTCGCCTTTCACCTGCGCAAAGAAGACTACGCCCGCGTTTACGCCCACATGGCGCAGGCGGGACTGAATCCCGATGATGCCGCGGTAAAACAGGTGTTCCAAGAAACCGCCAAAGGCGCACTCGAGCTGGCGGTGGCGTTTTTCAGACGGCCCGAAGAAATTGAAACGCTGTTTACGGAAATCCGCGGCTGGGAACACGTTCAGACGGCCTTAAATCAGGGCAACGGCCTGCTGTTCATCACGCCGCATCTGGGCAGCTACGATCTGGCCGGCCGCTACATCAGCCAGCAGCTTCCGTTCCCGCTGACCGCGATGTACAAACCGCCGAAAATTAAAATGTTCGACGCCGTCATGCAGGCCGGACGCGTGCGCGGCAAGGGCAAAACCGCGCCAACCAACATTCAGGGCGTCAAGCAGATTATCAAAGCCCTGCGCTCAGGCGAAGCGACAATCATCTTGCCCGACCACGTTCCCTCGCCCGAAGAAGGCGGCGACGGCGTGTGGGCGGACTTTTTCGGCAAACCCGCCTACACCATGACGCTGGCGGGCAAACTCGCGCAGGTGAAAAACGTGACCGCGCTGTTTTTCTGCGGCGAACGCCTGCCCAAAGGCAAAGGATTCGTGCTCCACATCGAACCGCTGCAAGGCGGATTGAACGGCGACAAGGAACACGACGCGCGGCTCATCAACCAAAACGTCGAAAACTGGATACGCCGCTTTCCTTTTCAGTATCTGTTTATGTACAACCGTTACAAACACCCAAGAGGGGGCGCGCGAGCGGAGGGGTAA
- the metK gene encoding methionine adenosyltransferase, with product MSEYLFTSESVSEGHPDKVADQISDAILDAIFTQDPKARVAAETLVATDLCVLAGEITTVAKVDYEQVARDTIARIGYNNPELGFDAKSCKVILNYGVQSPDIAQGVNEGEGLDLDQGAGDQGLMFGYACDETPTLMPFAIYYSHRLMQRQSELRRDGRLPWLRPDAKAQLTCVYDAETGKVKRIDTVVLSTQHDESIGYDELREAVIEQIIKPVLPSEMLTAETKYLINPTGKFVIGGPKGDCGLTGRKIIVDTYGGAAPHGGGAFSGKDPSKVDRSAAYAGRYVAKNIVAAGLAAQCQIQISYAIGIAEPTSISIDTFGTGKLNEAELIRLVREHFDLRPKGIVQMLDLLRPIYGKTAAYGHFGREEPEFTWERTDKAMALKAAVGL from the coding sequence ATGAGCGAATACCTGTTTACTTCGGAATCCGTTTCCGAAGGCCATCCCGACAAAGTGGCCGACCAGATTTCCGATGCGATTTTAGATGCAATCTTCACGCAAGACCCCAAAGCGCGCGTTGCCGCCGAAACTCTGGTCGCAACCGATTTGTGCGTATTGGCGGGCGAAATTACCACCGTCGCAAAAGTCGATTACGAACAAGTCGCCCGCGACACCATCGCCCGCATCGGCTACAACAACCCCGAATTGGGCTTCGATGCGAAAAGCTGCAAAGTCATTTTGAACTACGGCGTGCAGTCGCCCGACATCGCGCAGGGCGTCAACGAAGGCGAAGGCTTGGATTTGGACCAGGGCGCGGGCGACCAGGGGCTGATGTTCGGCTACGCCTGCGACGAAACCCCCACGCTGATGCCGTTTGCCATCTATTACAGCCACCGCCTGATGCAGCGCCAGAGCGAACTGCGCCGCGACGGCCGCCTGCCGTGGCTGCGTCCCGACGCCAAAGCCCAGCTGACCTGTGTTTACGACGCCGAAACCGGTAAAGTCAAACGCATCGACACCGTCGTTTTATCGACCCAACACGACGAATCAATCGGCTACGACGAACTGCGCGAAGCCGTCATCGAGCAGATCATCAAGCCCGTATTGCCGTCTGAAATGCTGACCGCCGAAACCAAATACCTGATCAACCCGACCGGCAAATTCGTCATCGGCGGCCCCAAAGGCGATTGCGGCCTGACCGGACGCAAAATCATCGTCGATACTTACGGCGGCGCAGCCCCGCACGGCGGCGGTGCGTTTTCCGGCAAAGACCCGAGCAAAGTTGACCGTTCCGCTGCCTACGCAGGCCGCTATGTGGCGAAGAACATCGTCGCCGCAGGCTTGGCCGCGCAATGCCAAATCCAGATTTCCTACGCCATCGGAATTGCCGAGCCGACCTCGATTTCCATCGACACCTTCGGCACGGGCAAACTCAACGAAGCCGAACTGATCAGACTCGTGCGCGAACATTTCGACCTGCGCCCCAAAGGCATCGTGCAAATGCTCGATCTTCTGCGCCCGATTTACGGCAAAACCGCCGCCTACGGCCACTTCGGCCGCGAAGAGCCGGAATTTACCTGGGAGCGGACAGATAAAGCAATGGCGCTGAAAGCCGCAGTGGGTTTGTGA
- a CDS encoding accessory factor UbiK family protein: protein MFGKQLFEEVSAKISETIANSPAKDVEKNVKAMLGSAFNKMDLVTREEFDIQQQVLVKTRTKLIELESRLARLEAGQNTAAAAEEVSAETQEAAEKAAEAVEDDNI, encoded by the coding sequence ATGTTCGGTAAACAGCTTTTTGAAGAAGTCAGCGCGAAAATCAGCGAAACCATCGCCAACAGCCCTGCCAAAGACGTGGAAAAAAACGTCAAAGCCATGCTGGGCAGCGCGTTTAACAAAATGGATTTGGTCACGCGCGAGGAATTCGACATCCAACAGCAGGTTTTGGTGAAAACCCGCACCAAATTAATCGAACTCGAATCGCGTCTGGCGCGTTTGGAAGCCGGTCAGAACACGGCTGCGGCGGCAGAGGAAGTTTCCGCCGAAACGCAGGAGGCTGCCGAAAAAGCGGCTGAAGCGGTTGAAGACGACAATATTTGA
- a CDS encoding YifB family Mg chelatase-like AAA ATPase, protein MSLALVYSRALSGMNAPLVEVEAHLANGLPAFNIVGLPDTEVKESRDRVRAAIIQSGFDFPAKKITVNLAPADLPKESGRFDLPIAVGILAASGQVSAEKLAQYEFAGELALSGLLRPVRGALAMAWQGMQAGHAFILPSENAKQAAVMKGITVYGANSLGEVAAHLNAVEPLAQAECDIASRPSENGRLPDLSDVKGQHTARLALEIAAAGGHSLLMMGPPGTGKSMLSQRLPGILPPLTEDELVEVWALRSLLPNHSQDLSGQRPFRSPHHGASSAAMVGGGPDPRPGEISLAHHGVLFLDELPEFDRKVLEVLREPLENGEIHISRAARQAVYPAKFQLVAAMNPCPCGYLGHPSKPCRCTQESIARYRSKISGPLLDRIDLTIEVPALSAAELMQQEAGESSAEVLKRVTAARAKQYARQGKVNAALSVTELDNAANIRKDAQEALGAMLEKLSLSARSFHRIMRVARTLADLAGDEEVGRQHVLRAVGFRRAL, encoded by the coding sequence ATGTCGCTGGCTTTGGTTTACAGCCGCGCTTTGAGCGGTATGAATGCGCCGTTGGTCGAGGTGGAAGCCCATCTTGCCAACGGCCTGCCTGCTTTTAACATCGTCGGCCTGCCGGATACGGAAGTGAAGGAAAGCCGCGACCGTGTGCGCGCGGCGATTATTCAGAGCGGCTTTGATTTTCCGGCCAAGAAAATCACCGTCAACCTCGCGCCGGCGGATCTGCCCAAAGAATCGGGACGGTTTGACCTGCCGATTGCCGTCGGTATTTTGGCGGCTTCGGGGCAGGTTTCGGCGGAAAAGCTTGCGCAGTATGAATTTGCGGGCGAGCTGGCGCTGTCGGGGCTGCTGCGTCCCGTGCGCGGTGCGTTGGCGATGGCCTGGCAGGGAATGCAGGCGGGGCACGCGTTTATCCTGCCGTCTGAAAATGCCAAACAGGCGGCGGTGATGAAAGGCATCACGGTTTACGGCGCAAATTCTTTGGGCGAAGTGGCGGCGCATTTAAACGCCGTCGAGCCGCTGGCGCAGGCCGAGTGCGACATCGCTTCAAGGCCGTCTGAAAACGGCAGACTGCCCGATTTGAGCGACGTCAAAGGCCAGCATACCGCGCGTTTGGCGCTGGAAATCGCGGCGGCGGGCGGACACAGCCTTTTGATGATGGGTCCGCCGGGTACGGGCAAATCCATGCTTTCGCAGCGCCTGCCCGGCATTCTGCCGCCGCTGACCGAAGACGAATTGGTCGAAGTTTGGGCGCTGCGCTCGCTTCTGCCCAACCACAGTCAGGATTTGAGCGGACAGCGGCCGTTCCGCAGCCCGCACCACGGCGCCAGCTCGGCGGCGATGGTCGGCGGCGGCCCGGATCCGCGTCCGGGCGAAATTTCGCTGGCGCACCACGGCGTTTTGTTTTTAGACGAACTGCCTGAGTTTGACCGTAAAGTTTTGGAAGTTTTGCGCGAACCGCTGGAAAACGGCGAAATCCACATTTCCCGCGCCGCGCGGCAGGCGGTTTATCCGGCGAAGTTCCAACTGGTGGCGGCGATGAATCCCTGTCCGTGCGGCTATCTCGGCCATCCGAGCAAGCCCTGCCGCTGTACGCAGGAAAGCATCGCCAGATACCGCAGCAAAATTTCCGGCCCGCTGCTCGACCGTATTGATTTGACGATTGAAGTCCCCGCGCTTTCCGCCGCCGAACTCATGCAGCAGGAAGCGGGCGAAAGCAGCGCGGAAGTGTTGAAACGGGTAACGGCGGCGCGGGCGAAACAATACGCGCGGCAGGGTAAAGTGAATGCGGCTTTGAGCGTGACCGAGCTGGACAACGCGGCAAACATCCGCAAAGACGCGCAGGAAGCGCTCGGCGCAATGCTGGAAAAACTGTCCCTTTCCGCCCGCAGTTTCCACCGCATCATGCGCGTGGCGCGCACGCTGGCGGATTTGGCGGGCGACGAGGAAGTCGGGCGGCAGCACGTTTTGCGTGCGGTCGGTTTCCGCAGGGCTTTATAG
- a CDS encoding SPOR domain-containing protein — protein MNKQTQHGKGLSGFLSGLLLATAAIAGILFFLNKGNQSAFKEEIVKDRPAEQSEPEVLKPQEKPKKAETAPAETTVTPSEKPAQTETKTVEEKPAQTEPVEQPKAETKPQEETPRIVVTPPKPQAQPHQHQQSQPKVETTTTVTEPASGVDAEAAKAEAARKLAEKKAELQKKRAGREQSAKAGSDKKTELTDKQKTRAERKLAEKKAAKQKAEEAKKSAKPTPEQILNSGSIENARKAADEEAKKAAKAETAKNADAKKSEKTAYGDDSDGKGSGKKVVLQMGSYADRKSADAQRAKLAMMGVASRVVEGSVNGKSVYRVQSGSLSQDAAKRAQQTLKDNGVNSFARSAQ, from the coding sequence ATGAATAAACAGACACAACATGGCAAAGGCCTTTCAGGCTTTCTTTCCGGCTTACTGCTGGCAACGGCGGCGATTGCCGGTATTTTGTTTTTCTTAAACAAAGGCAACCAAAGCGCATTTAAAGAAGAAATTGTGAAAGACCGGCCGGCAGAGCAGAGCGAGCCGGAAGTGTTGAAGCCGCAGGAAAAACCGAAAAAAGCAGAAACAGCTCCCGCTGAAACCACGGTAACGCCGTCTGAAAAACCGGCGCAAACCGAAACCAAAACGGTAGAAGAAAAACCTGCCCAAACCGAACCTGTAGAGCAGCCGAAAGCGGAAACCAAACCGCAGGAAGAAACCCCGCGCATCGTGGTTACCCCGCCGAAGCCGCAAGCCCAGCCGCACCAACATCAGCAGTCCCAACCCAAAGTTGAGACAACGACTACTGTCACCGAGCCTGCTTCCGGTGTGGATGCGGAAGCGGCCAAAGCCGAAGCTGCCCGCAAACTGGCCGAGAAAAAAGCCGAGTTGCAGAAAAAACGCGCCGGGCGCGAGCAGTCCGCCAAAGCCGGCAGCGACAAAAAAACCGAGCTGACCGACAAACAGAAAACCCGCGCCGAGCGCAAGCTGGCTGAGAAAAAAGCCGCCAAGCAAAAAGCGGAAGAAGCGAAAAAGTCCGCCAAACCGACGCCCGAGCAGATTCTGAACAGCGGCAGCATCGAAAACGCCCGCAAAGCGGCTGACGAAGAAGCAAAAAAAGCCGCCAAAGCCGAAACCGCCAAAAATGCCGATGCCAAAAAATCTGAAAAAACCGCCTACGGCGATGATTCAGACGGCAAAGGTTCGGGCAAAAAAGTCGTGTTGCAGATGGGTTCTTATGCCGACCGCAAGAGCGCCGATGCGCAACGCGCCAAGCTCGCCATGATGGGCGTCGCTTCCCGCGTGGTCGAAGGCAGCGTCAACGGCAAGAGCGTTTACCGCGTCCAAAGCGGCAGCCTGAGCCAGGATGCTGCCAAGCGCGCGCAGCAGACGCTCAAAGACAACGGCGTCAACAGCTTTGCCCGTTCGGCACAATAA
- a CDS encoding thiol:disulfide interchange protein DsbA/DsbL: MKLKTAVAAFALTFAGFAQAATEGTDYTVLSKPIPQLQAGKVEVLSFFGYFCVHCNNLDPVLLKHSKTFAADTYLRPVHVVWQPEMLGLARVAAAVNSAGMVHQANGALFNAVYGQKINLADSATFKQWAAAQRGFDGKKLTAAYDNPASLAEAKKMQALTETYRISSTPTVIVGGKYKLEFPNGYAQGMKTVDELIIKVRSERGLKKR; the protein is encoded by the coding sequence ATGAAACTGAAAACCGCAGTTGCTGCATTCGCTTTGACATTTGCAGGTTTCGCGCAGGCCGCGACGGAAGGAACGGATTACACCGTTCTTTCCAAGCCGATTCCGCAGTTGCAGGCGGGTAAAGTGGAAGTGTTGTCGTTTTTCGGCTATTTCTGCGTCCATTGCAACAACCTCGATCCTGTTTTGCTGAAGCACAGCAAAACTTTTGCCGCCGATACCTACCTGCGCCCCGTGCATGTGGTGTGGCAGCCTGAAATGCTGGGTCTGGCGCGCGTGGCTGCTGCGGTAAACAGCGCGGGTATGGTGCATCAGGCCAACGGCGCGCTGTTTAATGCGGTGTACGGCCAGAAAATCAATCTTGCCGACAGTGCAACGTTCAAACAATGGGCGGCTGCGCAACGCGGTTTCGACGGCAAAAAGCTGACGGCGGCCTACGACAATCCCGCCAGCCTGGCCGAAGCCAAAAAAATGCAGGCGCTGACCGAGACTTACCGTATCAGCAGTACACCGACGGTAATCGTCGGCGGGAAGTATAAGCTTGAGTTTCCCAACGGCTACGCGCAAGGCATGAAAACTGTGGACGAATTAATCATAAAAGTACGCAGCGAGCGCGGTTTGAAAAAACGCTGA
- a CDS encoding undecaprenyl-diphosphate phosphatase: protein MDILILFKALILGIIEGLTEFLPISSTGHLIVFGDLLNFHSNGKVFEIAIQLGAVLAVIFEYRQRFTHVITNLGRDKTVNRFVLNLAVAFVPAAVVGLLFSKQIKHYLFNPISVATMLIVGGLIILWVEKRQDAKTPEVLKVDDMRPIDALVVGCAQICALVPGTSRSGSTIMGGMIWGLERKVATEFSFFLAVPMMIAATGYDVLKHYKLFTAQDIGLIAVGFVAAFAAGLLAVKALLKFVACKNYVPFAYYRIVFGGFILLTWVMGWVNWNA, encoded by the coding sequence ATGGACATCCTGATTTTGTTTAAAGCCCTGATTTTGGGCATCATCGAAGGTTTGACCGAGTTTCTGCCGATTTCCAGTACCGGCCATCTGATTGTGTTCGGCGATCTCTTGAATTTCCACAGCAACGGCAAAGTATTTGAAATCGCCATCCAACTCGGCGCCGTGTTGGCGGTGATATTTGAATACCGCCAGCGTTTTACCCATGTCATCACCAATCTCGGGCGCGATAAAACGGTCAACCGCTTCGTGTTGAACCTCGCCGTCGCGTTCGTCCCCGCCGCCGTGGTCGGTTTGCTGTTCAGCAAACAAATCAAACACTATCTGTTCAACCCGATTTCCGTCGCCACCATGCTGATAGTGGGTGGACTGATTATTTTGTGGGTGGAAAAACGCCAAGACGCGAAAACGCCGGAAGTGCTCAAAGTTGACGATATGCGCCCGATTGATGCGTTGGTGGTCGGCTGCGCCCAAATCTGCGCGCTGGTGCCGGGCACTTCGCGCTCGGGCAGCACCATCATGGGCGGCATGATTTGGGGTTTGGAGCGTAAAGTCGCCACCGAATTTTCCTTCTTCCTCGCCGTGCCGATGATGATTGCGGCAACGGGTTATGATGTTTTGAAACACTACAAACTCTTCACCGCCCAAGACATCGGCCTGATTGCCGTCGGCTTCGTTGCCGCATTCGCCGCCGGTCTGCTTGCGGTCAAAGCGCTGCTGAAATTCGTTGCCTGCAAAAACTATGTGCCGTTTGCCTATTACCGCATCGTGTTCGGCGGTTTTATCCTGTTGACTTGGGTAATGGGTTGGGTGAATTGGAACGCTTAA